In Syngnathus scovelli strain Florida chromosome 11, RoL_Ssco_1.2, whole genome shotgun sequence, one DNA window encodes the following:
- the LOC125977931 gene encoding ATP-dependent RNA helicase DDX19B isoform X3 encodes MASDSWAQAVDAQEAGAESVNIGNLQLKDAPGENGSTVVKSEAGDKTPGKTADEDEREDKAAQSLLNKLIRSNLVNTTNQVEVLQKDPNSPLYSVKSFEELRLKPQLLQGVYGMGFNRPSKIQETALPMMLAEPPQNLIAQSQSGTGKTAAFVLAMLSHVNPDNKYPQCLCLSPTYELALQTGKVIEQMGKNYPEVKLVYAIRGNRLPRGVNLQEQIVIGTPGTMLDWCSKLKFIDPEKIQVFVLDEADVMIATQGHKDQSIRIQRMLPKNCQMLLFSATFEETVWDFARRIVPDPNIIKLKREEETLDTIKQYYVLCNSKEEKFEALCNIYGAITIAQAMIFCHTRKTAGWLAGELSKENHQVALLSGEMQVEQRAAVIERFRNGKEKVLVTTNVCARGIDVEQVSVVINFDLPVDQEGNPDNETYLHRIGRTGRFGKRGLAINMVDSRMSMNILNRIQEHFNKKIEKLDTHDLDEIEKIAN; translated from the exons ATGGCTTCGGACTCTTGGGCCCAGGCTGTTGACGCACAGGAAGCGGGAGCGGAATCAGTAAAT ATTGGAAATCTTCAACTAAAGGATGCACCAGGAGAAAACG GGAGTACTGTTGTAAAGTCAGAAGCGGGAGATAAGACTCCAGGAAAGACTGCAGATGAAGATGAACGAG AAGACAAAGCGGCCCAGTCATTGTTGAACAAGTTAATCAGAAGTAATCTTGTCAACACCACAAATCAAGTTGAAGTTCTTCAGAAGGATCCCAACTCACCACTGTACTCTGTTAAATCCTTTGAGGAGTTGCGACT TAAACCACAGCTCCTTCAGGGTGTCTATGGCATGGGTTttaaccggccctccaaaatccAGGAGACCGCCTTACCTATGATGCTCGCTGAACC TCCACAGAATCTCATCGCCCAGTCTCAGTCAGGAACCGGAAAAACCGCTGCCTTTGTGCTTGCCATGCTCAGCCACGTCAATCCAGACAACAAATATCCCCAG TGCCTGTGTTTGTCACCCACCTATGAACTGGCACTTCAGACTGGCAAAGTCATTGAGCAGATGGGCAAAAACTATCCTGAAGTCAAACTAGTTTACGCCATACGAGGAAATAGGC TGCCGCGAGGCGTGAACCTTCAGGAACAAATAGTCATCGGCACGCCCGGCACCATGCTGGACTGGTGCAGCAAATTGAAGTTCATTGATCCCGAGAAGATTCAGGTGTTTGTGCTGGATGAGGCTGATGTCATGATTGCAACACAGGGTCACAAAGACCAGAGTATTCGCATCCAAAG GATGCTGCCCAAAAACTGCCAGATGTTGCTGTTCTCAGCTACGTTTGAGGAGACCGTGTGGGACTTCGCCAGGCGCATCGTGCCCGACCCAaatatcatcaaattgaaaagAGAGGAGGAGACGCTGGATACGATCAAGCAGTACTATGTGTTGTGCAACAGCAAGGAGGAAAAGTTTGAAGCCCTGTGCAACATCTATGGCGCCATCACCATAGCCCAGGCTATGATTTTCTGCCAT ACAAGGAAGACCGCAGGCTGGCTGGCAGGAGAGCTTTCCAAAGAGAACCATCAGGTGGCGCTGCTTAGCGGGGAGATGCAAGTCGAGCAGAGGGCAGCTGTCATTGAACGCTTCCGAAATGGAAAGGAGAAGGTGCTTGTCACCACAAATGTCTGTGCCAGAG GAATTGATGTGGAGCAGGTATCGGTGGTGATCAATTTTGACCTGCCCGTAGACCAGGAGGGTAACCCCGATAACGAGACATACCTGCATAGGATTGGCCGCACGGGTCGGTTCGGCAAAAGGGGGCTGGCCATCAACATGGTGGACAGCAGAATGAGTATGAACATTCTCAACAGGATCCAGGAGCATTTTA ATAAGAAAATTGAAAAACTCGACACACACGATTTGGATGAAATTGAGAAAATCGCCAACTGA
- the camk2n1 gene encoding calcium/calmodulin-dependent protein kinase II inhibitor 2-like codes for MSEVLPFNEEKMSHYGNEGDEEHLSFTCRLQDTNNFFNGSQNKRPPKLGQIGRSKRVVIEDEAGNDGALKNGTEKTPADA; via the exons ATGTCGGAAGTGCTGCCTTTCAACGAAGAAAAAATGAGTCATTATGGGAACGAGGGCGACGAGGAACACCTTTCCTTCACCTGTCGCCTTCAAGACACCAACAACTTCTTCAACGGTTCGCAGAATAAACGTCCGCCCAAGCTGGGACAAATAGGCCGCAGCAAACGGG TGGTGATCGAGGACGAGGCCGGCAATGACGGTGCACTGAAAAATGGTACAGAGAAGACCCCGGCGGATGCGTAG
- the LOC125977931 gene encoding ATP-dependent RNA helicase DDX19B isoform X1, with amino-acid sequence MASDSWAQAVDAQEAGAESVNIGNLQLKDAPGENGTSVSSAGSTVVKSEAGDKTPGKTADEDEREDKAAQSLLNKLIRSNLVNTTNQVEVLQKDPNSPLYSVKSFEELRLKPQLLQGVYGMGFNRPSKIQETALPMMLAEPPQNLIAQSQSGTGKTAAFVLAMLSHVNPDNKYPQCLCLSPTYELALQTGKVIEQMGKNYPEVKLVYAIRGNRLPRGVNLQEQIVIGTPGTMLDWCSKLKFIDPEKIQVFVLDEADVMIATQGHKDQSIRIQRMLPKNCQMLLFSATFEETVWDFARRIVPDPNIIKLKREEETLDTIKQYYVLCNSKEEKFEALCNIYGAITIAQAMIFCHTRKTAGWLAGELSKENHQVALLSGEMQVEQRAAVIERFRNGKEKVLVTTNVCARGIDVEQVSVVINFDLPVDQEGNPDNETYLHRIGRTGRFGKRGLAINMVDSRMSMNILNRIQEHFNKKIEKLDTHDLDEIEKIAN; translated from the exons ATGGCTTCGGACTCTTGGGCCCAGGCTGTTGACGCACAGGAAGCGGGAGCGGAATCAGTAAAT ATTGGAAATCTTCAACTAAAGGATGCACCAGGAGAAAACG GAACATCTGTATCATCAGCAGGGAGTACTGTTGTAAAGTCAGAAGCGGGAGATAAGACTCCAGGAAAGACTGCAGATGAAGATGAACGAG AAGACAAAGCGGCCCAGTCATTGTTGAACAAGTTAATCAGAAGTAATCTTGTCAACACCACAAATCAAGTTGAAGTTCTTCAGAAGGATCCCAACTCACCACTGTACTCTGTTAAATCCTTTGAGGAGTTGCGACT TAAACCACAGCTCCTTCAGGGTGTCTATGGCATGGGTTttaaccggccctccaaaatccAGGAGACCGCCTTACCTATGATGCTCGCTGAACC TCCACAGAATCTCATCGCCCAGTCTCAGTCAGGAACCGGAAAAACCGCTGCCTTTGTGCTTGCCATGCTCAGCCACGTCAATCCAGACAACAAATATCCCCAG TGCCTGTGTTTGTCACCCACCTATGAACTGGCACTTCAGACTGGCAAAGTCATTGAGCAGATGGGCAAAAACTATCCTGAAGTCAAACTAGTTTACGCCATACGAGGAAATAGGC TGCCGCGAGGCGTGAACCTTCAGGAACAAATAGTCATCGGCACGCCCGGCACCATGCTGGACTGGTGCAGCAAATTGAAGTTCATTGATCCCGAGAAGATTCAGGTGTTTGTGCTGGATGAGGCTGATGTCATGATTGCAACACAGGGTCACAAAGACCAGAGTATTCGCATCCAAAG GATGCTGCCCAAAAACTGCCAGATGTTGCTGTTCTCAGCTACGTTTGAGGAGACCGTGTGGGACTTCGCCAGGCGCATCGTGCCCGACCCAaatatcatcaaattgaaaagAGAGGAGGAGACGCTGGATACGATCAAGCAGTACTATGTGTTGTGCAACAGCAAGGAGGAAAAGTTTGAAGCCCTGTGCAACATCTATGGCGCCATCACCATAGCCCAGGCTATGATTTTCTGCCAT ACAAGGAAGACCGCAGGCTGGCTGGCAGGAGAGCTTTCCAAAGAGAACCATCAGGTGGCGCTGCTTAGCGGGGAGATGCAAGTCGAGCAGAGGGCAGCTGTCATTGAACGCTTCCGAAATGGAAAGGAGAAGGTGCTTGTCACCACAAATGTCTGTGCCAGAG GAATTGATGTGGAGCAGGTATCGGTGGTGATCAATTTTGACCTGCCCGTAGACCAGGAGGGTAACCCCGATAACGAGACATACCTGCATAGGATTGGCCGCACGGGTCGGTTCGGCAAAAGGGGGCTGGCCATCAACATGGTGGACAGCAGAATGAGTATGAACATTCTCAACAGGATCCAGGAGCATTTTA ATAAGAAAATTGAAAAACTCGACACACACGATTTGGATGAAATTGAGAAAATCGCCAACTGA
- the pusl1 gene encoding tRNA pseudouridine synthase-like 1, with product MTSNEVMSNHTRYLIFFQYIGTKYSGAVKVPPQQLERKGVQDHLENALRRLRPLNPVSVSISSRTDSGVHALSNSAHFDFQRKNDKPPFTEDILIEALNYHLKPEQISVTRAYRVPDDFHARYRALSRTYVYRVALGISHPSQLPLVERDMCWNLRHTELDMEAMSEAATVLIGTHDFSSFRAVNSDMPFKNPVKTLDVASIQPGRAFASEHFHREIPFWELTFQSKSFLYKQVRRMTGALVAVGQGRISLTELKDIMEARDTLAYPQKLVAPPRGLFLTRVDYNKSDLLLSPKTSTEVLSDAQTPN from the exons ATGACATCGAACGAGGTCATGTCTAATCACACACGTTACCTCATCTTTTTCCAATACATTGGAACTAAATACAG TGGTGCAGTCAAAGTGCCTCCACAACAACTGGAGAGAAAAGGGGTCCAAGATCACTTGGAG AATGCATTAAGAAGACTGAGGCCACTCAACCCAGTGTCTGTGTCCATTTCCAGCAGGACAGATAGTGGCGTCCACGCTCTCtctaactctgcccattttgattTCCAACGCAAGAACGACAAGCCGCCATTTACTGAGGACATTTTAATTGAGGCGCTCAATTACCACCTCAAACCAGAGCAAATTAG CGTCACCCGCGCCTATCGCGTGCCAGATGACTTCCACGCCCGTTATCGAGCCCTCTCCCGGACGTATGTCTACCGCGTCGCCCTGGGTATTTCCCATCCCTCTCAGCTTCCCCTGGTTGAACGCGACATGTGCTGGAATCTCCGCCACAC CGAGCTCGATATGGAAGCAATGAGCGAAGCGGCCACCGTGTTGATCGGAACTCACGACTTCAGCAGCTTCAGGGCAGTCAACTCCGACATGCCTTTCAAAAACCCTGTAAAGACGCTGGATGTCGCCAGCATCCAGCCTGGGAGAGCATTTGCAAGTGAGCACTTCCACAG AGAGATTCCATTTTGGGAGTTGACTTTTCAAAGCAAATCATTTCTATACAAGCAG GTACGCAGAATGACGGGGGCCCTCGTGGCCGTGGGCCAGGGAAGGATCTCACTCACCGAGCTGAAAGACATCATGGAAGCTCGGGACACTCTGGCTTATCCACAGAAACTCGTTGCTCCACCCCGTGGCCTCTTCCTCACCAGGGTGGACTACAACAAGTCAG ATCTGCTGCTCTCACCAAAAACCTCAACTGAAGTTTTGAGTGATGCACAAACTCCAAACTGA
- the cdab gene encoding cytidine deaminase b, whose translation MDQVKYTGELVHTEDMGSRSLSKETVKKLIHHSHEAKKQAYCPYSKFRVGAALLTVDNLLFTGCNVENACYNLGVCAERNAISKAVSEGYTTFKAIAIASDLSDQFISPCGGCRQFMREFGSSWDVYLSKPDGTYTKMSVNQLLPVSFGPEDLDMKKALDIPNEY comes from the exons ATGGACCAAGTCAAATACACAGGAGAGCTGGTGCACACCGAGGATATGGGATCAAGAAGTTTGAGCAAGGAAACGGTGAAAAAGCTGATCCACCACTCTCATGAGGCAAAGAAGCAAGCGTACTGTCCTTACAGCAAATTCAGAGTTGGAGCTGCTCTCTTGACCGTTGACAACTTATTGTTCACAG GATGCAACGTGGAGAATGCATGTTACAACCTGGGAGTATGTGCTGAGAGGAATGCCATTTCAAAAGCTGTGTCTGAAGGTTACACTACATTCAAGGCCATCGCAATTGCCAG TGACTTGAGTGACCAATTCATCTCTCCATGCGGTGGCTGCAGGCAGTTCATGAGAGAG TTTGGGTCCAGCTGGGATGTTTACCTGTCAAAGCCGGATGGGACGTACACGAAGATGAGCGTCAACCAGCTCCTGCCAGTCTCATTTGGTCCTGAAGACCTGGACATGAAAAAAGCACTGGACATACCCAATGAGTACTGA
- the LOC125977931 gene encoding ATP-dependent RNA helicase DDX19A isoform X2, translated as MASDSWAQAVDAQEAGAESVNIGNLQLKDAPGENAGSTVVKSEAGDKTPGKTADEDEREDKAAQSLLNKLIRSNLVNTTNQVEVLQKDPNSPLYSVKSFEELRLKPQLLQGVYGMGFNRPSKIQETALPMMLAEPPQNLIAQSQSGTGKTAAFVLAMLSHVNPDNKYPQCLCLSPTYELALQTGKVIEQMGKNYPEVKLVYAIRGNRLPRGVNLQEQIVIGTPGTMLDWCSKLKFIDPEKIQVFVLDEADVMIATQGHKDQSIRIQRMLPKNCQMLLFSATFEETVWDFARRIVPDPNIIKLKREEETLDTIKQYYVLCNSKEEKFEALCNIYGAITIAQAMIFCHTRKTAGWLAGELSKENHQVALLSGEMQVEQRAAVIERFRNGKEKVLVTTNVCARGIDVEQVSVVINFDLPVDQEGNPDNETYLHRIGRTGRFGKRGLAINMVDSRMSMNILNRIQEHFNKKIEKLDTHDLDEIEKIAN; from the exons ATGGCTTCGGACTCTTGGGCCCAGGCTGTTGACGCACAGGAAGCGGGAGCGGAATCAGTAAAT ATTGGAAATCTTCAACTAAAGGATGCACCAGGAGAAAACG CAGGGAGTACTGTTGTAAAGTCAGAAGCGGGAGATAAGACTCCAGGAAAGACTGCAGATGAAGATGAACGAG AAGACAAAGCGGCCCAGTCATTGTTGAACAAGTTAATCAGAAGTAATCTTGTCAACACCACAAATCAAGTTGAAGTTCTTCAGAAGGATCCCAACTCACCACTGTACTCTGTTAAATCCTTTGAGGAGTTGCGACT TAAACCACAGCTCCTTCAGGGTGTCTATGGCATGGGTTttaaccggccctccaaaatccAGGAGACCGCCTTACCTATGATGCTCGCTGAACC TCCACAGAATCTCATCGCCCAGTCTCAGTCAGGAACCGGAAAAACCGCTGCCTTTGTGCTTGCCATGCTCAGCCACGTCAATCCAGACAACAAATATCCCCAG TGCCTGTGTTTGTCACCCACCTATGAACTGGCACTTCAGACTGGCAAAGTCATTGAGCAGATGGGCAAAAACTATCCTGAAGTCAAACTAGTTTACGCCATACGAGGAAATAGGC TGCCGCGAGGCGTGAACCTTCAGGAACAAATAGTCATCGGCACGCCCGGCACCATGCTGGACTGGTGCAGCAAATTGAAGTTCATTGATCCCGAGAAGATTCAGGTGTTTGTGCTGGATGAGGCTGATGTCATGATTGCAACACAGGGTCACAAAGACCAGAGTATTCGCATCCAAAG GATGCTGCCCAAAAACTGCCAGATGTTGCTGTTCTCAGCTACGTTTGAGGAGACCGTGTGGGACTTCGCCAGGCGCATCGTGCCCGACCCAaatatcatcaaattgaaaagAGAGGAGGAGACGCTGGATACGATCAAGCAGTACTATGTGTTGTGCAACAGCAAGGAGGAAAAGTTTGAAGCCCTGTGCAACATCTATGGCGCCATCACCATAGCCCAGGCTATGATTTTCTGCCAT ACAAGGAAGACCGCAGGCTGGCTGGCAGGAGAGCTTTCCAAAGAGAACCATCAGGTGGCGCTGCTTAGCGGGGAGATGCAAGTCGAGCAGAGGGCAGCTGTCATTGAACGCTTCCGAAATGGAAAGGAGAAGGTGCTTGTCACCACAAATGTCTGTGCCAGAG GAATTGATGTGGAGCAGGTATCGGTGGTGATCAATTTTGACCTGCCCGTAGACCAGGAGGGTAACCCCGATAACGAGACATACCTGCATAGGATTGGCCGCACGGGTCGGTTCGGCAAAAGGGGGCTGGCCATCAACATGGTGGACAGCAGAATGAGTATGAACATTCTCAACAGGATCCAGGAGCATTTTA ATAAGAAAATTGAAAAACTCGACACACACGATTTGGATGAAATTGAGAAAATCGCCAACTGA